CACTAGGAAAGAAATCTGGAGACTTGAGTTTTCATAAAAATTACCTGGTGCTACTTCAGATGTGACTTATTGACTATCGAAATTGCCTTTCTGACTGGTGGGCAGTATTTGCACAATGATGAGATAATTCctgttcttcttcttttaaatagagacgaggtctcacggtgttgcccaggctggtcttgaactcctgagctcaggtgatcctctcttctcggcctctcaaagtgccagaattacaattcctgtttttctaaaaccggtttttcttttgttttgtcattAGCATGTGCGCCACAAGAGGTCGACACTGAACTTAGCGTTTTCAGTAGCTAAGATGAAATGTTTCTCTTCATGATGTGCTTCTCTTTCCTCAGTTTCAGGAGGAAAATAAGATTTGATTTTATCATCCAAATGAGGTAGAagagaagaggccgggcgcgggggctcaagcctgtaatcccagcactttgggaggctgaggcggacggatcacgagatcaggagatgtagaccaccctggctaacaaaatgaaactatgtctctactaaaaatacaaagaaattagccaggcgtggtggcgggcgtctttagtcccagctactcgggaggctgaggcaggagaatggtgtgaaaccggggggcggaggttgcagtgagcggagattgcaccactgcactccagcctgggcgacagagtgagactccgtctccaaaaaaaaaaaaaagaaaaaaaaaacagaaaaagaatgagaagagagaagattagAAATGTCGGATTGTGTGAAGCCATTGTACAGTTTACAAGGTAATACCTCTAAGCGTGCCTTTTAGAGTTCAGTGAATTCTTAAAACTGCTGCTGGAGAATTGTCCCAAAGATAATTTTTTCACCTTTGTAAGACCTTTAGCCCATCAAAACCTGCAAAATCTTTACATACACAGAAGAACAGACAGTTCTTTAATGAACCAGAAGGAAATTTCTGGATGGTCATGATATTTACATACACAGTGTATCTTTCTGAAATTGTAGGGTGAAGTTACGGGTGATCTTTGCTATTCAGAATTTAGGAAAGTTCTCTGGCTGTTGCAtccaaataaaattacaataaaattggttgcaattttaaaatcaagttcttCCTATTTGCTTTATTCGTTCTTGGGGCTGCTTTAAGAAGCTGTGTGTCTGGTGCTGTCGCATgttcaaaatttttaaactaaggcaaaataaaaaacatggtcTAATGAATTCATTGTATAAATTGAGTATATCAAACTTTGTGGGTTGTTCGGAATCCTATAATTGAAAAACAGTAAAGATGGAAACAAGTTATTGAATATCAAGAGGAGGAGTTGTTGGTAATGTgtcattgtttgtttatttattttttttaaatgtattgattaGTATGTTGAATGCCTTACTTGGTCGGATTTAAACTAGGTGGCTTTTGCGGAAGTTTCTCGGGGTATATAGCAAAGGTTTATGTTTATCATTTACACTagcacaatcttttaaaaatatatatgcaccctatCTCACTAATAGCTTCTATTCTTCATCTATATTGAAAGCCCTCCTCTACTAAGGCTTACTGATTCACAAATTAGAATGTAAACACTTCTGGCTGGGaacagtgattcacacctgtaatcctagtactttgggaggccgaggtgaggtgggccgatcacttgaggtcaggggttcaagaccagcctggccaatatggcggaaccctgtctgtactaaaactacaacaactggccagggatggtggcacacacctgtcatcccggctactcgggaggctgaggcaggggaatctcttgaaccagggaagcaaacgttgcagtgagccaagattccaccactgcactccaacctggacaacagagcaagactcccatctcaaagaaaaaaaaagaacagaaacactttttttcagcACACGACTATGGTGGGACCAAGTTTATAAACATTATACTGTTTGGCCAAGAGTCAGTGTACCTTTGCCATCTATCCAGTGGACATTGATTTTCCCTTGAATTGAGATGTGTGCTGTGTTTTCGTGTTTGCAGGACAAGGTTTATAGTTCGCTGCCGCAGCAGTGCTACAGCATGTAGAAGGTAAGCATGGCATTCTTTTTGAACTGAGAGTCCAGCCACTTACCCCTATTTCTAGGCTCCACGGGTGTTTAAAGAGAAATCTGTAAATGACTGCAAAGTGACTCTatcttagagaagaaaataatgagacCTTTGAAACAGGTAGTGAGGTTTATGCCTACATTTATTCAGTAAGTATTGaactcccttctcttttctcagcCTTATAGTAGGAATGTGTCCCCAGTGATGAAAAAGTGTGTCTATGCGCTCAAGGAACGTACAGAATGCAGATAATTTTATGATGTAAAAAGTTCAgtgaggcagggcacagtggatcacacctgtaatttcagcattctgggaggctaaggcgggaggattgcttgagcccaggagttcaggaccagtctgggcaatatagcaagatgtcatctctacaaaaaaattttataaaagttagccaggtatcaTGATGCATGCCTCTActgccagctacctgggaggctgaggtgggaggatcactttagcctcagaggtggaggttgcagtgaactttgattgtgccactgccctctaccctgggcaacagagtgagattccatcttaaaaaaaaaaaaaaaaaaagatggtgattccattcattcagtgaaaactgaaaaatgacaaaaatgtggATGATATTCTGAATGTAAATTGAAATTCAGGGTAAGTTGAAATTTTTGAAAGATGCCTAGAGCAATTAGGTGGTTTCATAAATAAAACAGCATCACATAACAGTattttttgtaacatatttttaacTTAAGTTTTGTCATGTAAATATTCTCTGTATTGAAAAGAACTGGGAGATTTAATAAGCTGAATTAATAATTCCCCAGAGCCTATATCTTGCCTGGCATAGAGGAGAGAGCAAAAGTAAAAATCTATGTTAATTATTGAATTGACGCTTCCTTGGTTCACAAAAATTGGCTGTCATAAGTGTGACTTTGACTTACTTGAtccctcttgttttttgttttttgagacggagttttgctcttgttgcccaggctgcagtgcagtggtgtgatctcggctcaccgtagcctctgcctcccaggttcaagccattctcccgtctcagcctcctgagtagctgggactacaggtgcgtgccaccgtaCCAGGtgaagtttttgaatttttagtagaggcagggtctcaccatgttggccaggatggtcttgatctcctgacctccatgatccgccctcctcggcctcccaaagtgctgggattacaggtgtgagccaccgcgtccggccaaacTTTCTGATGAAAACTCTTAAGTCCTCCTAAGCTAAGGACAGGAGTTATAGCTTACATGAAGTTTAAAGCCAGACCCACCGATTTGAGGAAGCAATTactctcttgaaggagaaaagtcCGAAAACATAACGATGAAATCACTAGGACCTAACTGGCATGTGGAATGATTTTCTGCTTATGAACTATCaactttaatttcatttccagatggcatggtctcagctgttatacagtgtttataaatgttCTAAATCAAGGGAATTTGTATCAACCTTCTAGACTAAAAtatttgagttcttaatttgCTTTAATTAGGATAACCTTTTTCTTCAAGTGAAGAGAATCGTATTTTTACGTAGTTTTTTTCAGAAAAGATAGGCTGTATTTTCTAGCAGTTACAAATTTGTTATGTATGATGATCTCGTTCTTGGAACATTCTTGAATCTAATGTCTCTAAGGTGTGtacaggaagaaatgaataacacagaaatcaaagatgaaagcATTAGAAGACAATTGAGTCTGTCAGAACTGCAAAATATTGCTGAGTGTGGATTGCTCAGAAATCTGAGAACATGACTTGTGAATTGCTTCTATTCAAAATGCAGACACAATGCCggggtttgtttatttgtttccgaTTTTTCAACACTCTTTCCTATGCAAAAGGTGTCCAAACTATGCAGACCCACAGAATCTAACAGATGTCTCTCTATTCCTCCTCCTAGAACTCTCAGGGGATCCAGAACTGCAGCCGGTCCTCGCTGGGCTGTTCCTGCCCATGTGCCTGGTCACAGTGCTGGGGAACCTGCTCATCATCCTGGCCATCAGCGctgactcccacctccacacccccatgtacttctttcTCTCCAACCTGTCCTTGCCTGAAATCGGTTTCACCTCCACCACGGTccccaagatgattgtggacatCCAATCTCACAGCAGAGTCATCTCCTCTGCAGGCTTGCCTGACTCAGATGTCTCTTTGCCATTTTTGGAGGCACGGAAGAGAGACATGCTCCTGAGTGTGATGGCCTATGACCGGTTTGTAGCCATCTGTCACCCTCTATATCATTCAGTCATCATGAGCCCGTGTTTCTGTGGCTTCCtagttttgttgtctttttttttcttctcagtcttttaGACTCCCAGCTGCACCACTTGATTGCCTTGCTAATGACCTACTTCAAGGATGTGGAAATTCCGAATTTCTTCTGTGATCCTTCTCAACTCCCCCATCTTGCATGTTGTGACGCCTTCACCAATAACATCATCATGTATTTCCCTGCCGCcatgtttgcttttcttcccaTCTCGGGGACCATTTTCTCTTACTCTAAAATTGTTTCCTCAATTCTGAGGGTTTCGTCGTCAGGTGGGAAAGTATAAAGCCCTCTCCACCTGTGGGTCTCACCTGTCAGCTGTTTGCTGAGTTTATGGAACAGGCGTTGGGGGGTACCTCAGTTCAGATGTGTCATCTTCCCCCAGAAAGGGTGCAGTGGCCTCAGTGATGTGCACGGTGGTCACCGCCATGCTGAACCCtttcatctacagcctgagaaacgGATATTAAAGGTGTCCTGCGGCGGCCGTACGGCAGGACAGTCTAATCTCAATATCTTATCTGTTCTATTCTTTTGTAGTGTGGGTTTAAAAAGGCAGCAAGTTCAAATAAGAATGATATCCCAGGgtgaacacccactgtgatattaggagtaatacctCCCTAGGATACAAAAAATACTGTCACGGGATatacacacatggggtacacccactgtgatcttagaaggaatatctccctataatatgaaaaatatcacagggtgtgcACACTGTGTAATGTTACGAGTAATCTTTACCCTGGATATTACGACTAATATcaagggtgtacacacatggtgtacgcGCACTGTGATATCAGGAGTTGTATCTCCCTAGGGTGTTATGAATCATATCACAGGGTATATACTACGTGTGTACATCCACTGTGATATTTGAAGTCATATCTCTCTatgagattacaaataatatcaaagtGTATGCACCCCTGTGAcctattaggagtaacatccttccAGGCTATTACAGATAATGTCACAAGGTGAACACCTCGTGTGACATTttgtacaccttctgtgacattaAAAGAAACAACCTCCTAGGATATTACAAGTAATGGCacagtgtacacacatggtgtacactgcctgtgccatcaggagtaacattcccctaggatattacgaataatatcacagcaggtgtacacacatggtgaacATCCCATGTGACATTAGGCGGGACATgcccctaggatattaggaatagtaTCAAAGTCGTTGAACATGCATGATCTACACCCCCggtgacattaaaagtaacatccccctaggatattatgaagaatatcacagggagtacaccccgtgtgacaggagtaacatcccccgagGATAGAACGAATAATATCAGAGGGTGTAGATGCATTGTGACCTTAGTAGTAACATCTCTTTAGGATATTGTAAatcatatcacagggtgtacacgcattgtgacaTAGGTAGTAACATCCCGCTAGGATATGATGAgtaatatcacaaggtgtacaccccctgtgacaacAGTAGTGACATTCCCCTAGAATatgacgaataatatcacaggaggtgcAGCCCCTGTGATTTACgagtaacatttctatagaatATTACAGGTCATATCACTGTGTGACTctgtacaccccgtgtgacatcAGGAGTAACAGCCCACAAAactattacgaataatatcacagggtgaacACCCCCTGTGAGAAGAGGAATAATGTAGTTTTAGGACATTATGAATGATATGACAAGGTGTATACACCCTGTGATGTTAGGAGCAATATCCGTCTAGGATATTAGGAATGATATCACAGGGGACACACCTCCTGTGAcattaggatattacgaataatatcccgaggtgtacacgcattgtgacaGTACTAACATCCCTGTGGTAtactatgaataatatcacagggtgtacatccctgtgacattaggagtaatgTCCCCTTGAATAGGAGGAATAATATCAAAGAGGATAcacacccctgtgacattaggagtaacgtcCCCTTGAATAGgaggaataatatcacagagggtaCACACCCTGTGACTTTAGGAGTATCACTGCTCTGGAATATGAGGAATACTGTCCCAAGGTATTAACCCCCTGGGACCTGAAGAGTAACATCCCACTGGAAGATTAGGAATCATATCAGAGTGTGTACAccaactgtgatattaggagtcctatttatttttaggatattgggaataatatcccAGTAGGCATACACAAATAGTATGTACGTGTACGGTGATATTAAGAGATATCTCCCTAGGGTACTGCGAATaacatcacagtgggtgtacacccagtgTGATATTTGAAGTCATATCTCCCTAAGATATGATCAAAAATATCAAAGGGTGAACCCTATCTGTGACATGAAAAGTAACATCTCTGTGGATATtccgaataatatcacagggtgtacacagcCTGTGACGTTAGGAGTAGCATCCCCATAAGATATTCcgagtaatatcacagggtgtacaacCCATGTGACATTAACATCTTCTTAGGATATTACGAACAACCTTAGGATATTACAAACGCCCCCTGTGACTTTAAAAGTAACATCCCCCTAGAATATTAGGACTAATATCAAGGGcgtacaccccgtgtgacattaggagtaacatctccctAGGATAGTAGGAAGAATATCactgggtgtacaccctctgtcttgttaggagtaacatccttctaggatattatgaagaatatcacaaggtgtacacacactgtgatattCGGAGAGAGATCTCCCTGTGATGTAAGGTACATCACAGAACGTACACGCAGGGTGTACCCCCACTGCGACATTAAAAGCAGTATCTCCCTATGAGAGTATGAGAAATATCAAAGGGAGAACACTCTCTGTGATATTAGATGTAATGTTTACcatggatattacaaataatatcacagagtgtacccACGTGAGGTACACCCACTGTGGTATTATCTGTACTGTCTTAGATATAACTCTACTATAACACAAAAAGCTATAACTGTAATATCTCTGAGAtactacaaataatatcacagcgAGTCTACACATAGTGTACACCCACTGAGATTTACAGTGATATCTCCCTATAGGACTACAAATATTATCGAAGTTTGTGCACCCCCTGTGAccttag
This window of the Pongo abelii isolate AG06213 chromosome 6, NHGRI_mPonAbe1-v2.0_pri, whole genome shotgun sequence genome carries:
- the LOC129056094 gene encoding olfactory receptor 7E24-like isoform X1; the encoded protein is MSDCVKPLYSLQELSGDPELQPVLAGLFLPMCLVTVLGNLLIILAISADSHLHTPMYFFLSNLSLPEIGFTSTTVPKMIVDIQSHSRVISSAGLPDSDVSLPFLEARKRDMLLSVMAYDRFVAICHPLYHSVIMSPCFCGFLVLLSFFFFSVF
- the LOC129056094 gene encoding olfactory receptor 7E24-like isoform X2 translates to MTCELLLFKMQTQCRELSGDPELQPVLAGLFLPMCLVTVLGNLLIILAISADSHLHTPMYFFLSNLSLPEIGFTSTTVPKMIVDIQSHSRVISSAGLPDSDVSLPFLEARKRDMLLSVMAYDRFVAICHPLYHSVIMSPCFCGFLVLLSFFFFSVF